The following is a genomic window from Solanum stenotomum isolate F172 chromosome 4, ASM1918654v1, whole genome shotgun sequence.
GGGGACATTTATGAAGAACCTAAGAGGTTGGAAAAACTTATCAGAGACTTAGAGGAGAAATGTATTACCTATAATTCTCCTGAGAACAGATGTGAACTCTCCAAGCATAAAGATATTTTTACCAGATATCTTAAGATTCAAGATTCCATTCTAAGCCAAAAAGCTAGAGTTAAATGGTTCAATGAAGGAGATGCTAACACAGCCTATTTCCATGCTACcattaaagataaaagaagGAGGCTGAATATCAGAAAAATCCAAGATGATAATGATAACTGGCTGGAAGACACCGATGCTATAGCGAATGGAGCGGTGAATTACTATCGAAACCTGTTTGCTCAAGATTCTACCAATACTGATTTCAGTTCCCTAGATTGTGTTGATAGTTGTATCACGAAGCAAGATAACCTTATGATTAATGCCTTCCCTGAGCTCAAGGAAGTGATGGATACTGTTTTCTCTATTGATCCTAACAGCTCGCCTGGGCCTGATGGATTAAGTGGAATGTTCTACCATAAGTGTTGGAGTATTATTTCACTCGATGTTCATAATGCTataatttctttcttcaaaTGAGCCACCCTCACCAAGTTCTATACCCACACCTGCATTGTTATGACTCCCAAGATTGATCACCCTCAAAGCTTTTCAGATCTTAGACCCATTAGCCTTTGTAATGtgttttctaaaattatttccaaaatcCTTAACAACAGACTTTCTAGTATCCTTCCTAGGATCATCTCCAAGAACCAAAGTGGTTTCATAAAAGGAAGATCTATCTCAGAAAACATTTTGCTGGCTCAAGAAATCATCAGTGATATCAACAAACCTAACATGGGTGGAAATGTGGGCATGAAACTTGACATGACAAAAGCTTACGATAGAGTGTCTTGGGAATACTTGAAGAGGATCCTCCGGAAACTAGGCTTTGGAGAACAGTGGACCAACCTGATTCATAATTACATATCTCACAATTGGTACTCTGTTTTAGTTAACGGAAAAAGACATGGATTCTTTCGGTCAGAGATGGGTCTAAGACAAGGGGATCCACTCTCCCCATCTCTTTTTATTCCTACTACAGAATTTCTTtctaaattaatgaataatCTGTACAATTCTGTTGGGTACACTTCTTTTTATATGAATAACCATTGTTCTAATGTCAATCATCTCTCATTTGCAGATGATACCATTCTTTTCTGCAACGAAAGCATAAGAAGCATGAGAAGGGTCCTCAACACCTTAGCCATCTATGAAAAGGTGTCTGGACAGCtcattaacaaaaataagagttGCATCTCAATGAGCCCCAACACCAAGCAAGTCGTTATCAACAGAATGAGCAGAATCACAAGGATGCGATACCAAAAATTCCCCATTAAATACTTAGGGTGCCCTCTAACCAcagggaagaaaaaaattgagtatTATGCTGACATTGTGAACAACATCATTGGTAAGATCAGGGGTTGGCATACTAACCTAATTTCAATGGGAGGTAAAGCTATCCTCATTAAACACGTGCTCCTGGCACTACCTATCCATCTTTTGATTGATGTTAACCCTCCGAAAGGTACGTTGGATCTTATAGAAAAATTTGTGGCTAGATTCTTCTGGTCAGGGAAGGAAAATGCTGGAAAATACCATTGGG
Proteins encoded in this region:
- the LOC125861240 gene encoding uncharacterized protein LOC125861240; amino-acid sequence: MAANIHDPWGVIGDFNVISTREEKIRGRPHRLEETMDFIDCLNECGLQDAGFTGPKVTWCDHKDPPHTIWKRLDRLVYNDSWFDNLNNTSVIHFSRTCSDHAPPLVDLLQDQSQGNPLYIFQQKIKNTTKTLSGWSRETFGDIYEEPKRLEKLIRDLEEKCITYNSPENRCELSKHKDIFTRYLKIQDSILSQKARVKWFNEGDANTAYFHATIKDKRRRLNIRKIQDDNDNWLEDTDAIANGAVNYYRNLFAQDSTNTDFSSLDCVDSCITKQDNLMINAFPELKEVMDTVFSIDPNSSPGPDGLSGMFYHKCWSIISLDVHNAIISFFK